One window of the Labilibaculum sp. genome contains the following:
- a CDS encoding NAD(P)H-dependent oxidoreductase subunit E, with product MAEKIEITICLGSSCFSRGNGKALKAINTFLEENKLKDKVFFHGELCTGNCAKGPILKIGDELYEEVDPDSVVEILNDVFGLV from the coding sequence ATGGCCGAAAAAATCGAAATTACCATTTGTTTGGGAAGCTCCTGTTTCTCAAGAGGTAACGGGAAAGCTTTAAAAGCGATTAATACCTTTTTGGAAGAAAATAAATTGAAAGACAAGGTGTTTTTTCATGGTGAATTGTGTACAGGGAATTGTGCCAAAGGACCTATTTTAAAAATTGGAGATGAACTGTACGAAGAAGTCGATCCGGATAGTGTAGTTGAAATATTAAACGACGTTTTTGGGCTTGTTTAA
- a CDS encoding [Fe-Fe] hydrogenase large subunit C-terminal domain-containing protein produces the protein MPLIVTNKNKCNLSYTCIRVCPAKAIKIKNDFANIIKSRCIGCGNCVTVCAQNAIEYRSSEDLVKQLLADTEPVVAICDPSISGEFDDILDFRNFVGMIRALGFDYVVEAAFGADLVAYRYKELFKNFHGKYYISTKCPALVNNIENFHPGLVDNLAPIVPPGIAMAKVVRKKYGKNVKIVSLSPCVASKDDVKAFNGTDGSVHAVLSFAELRKLFTEYGVSENSVEFSEFDPPFARLGGLFPISHGLFQAADIDISMLNGGIISTEGRNNFLRSINEFKTQHDLYQHLDLFYCEGCIMGPGTSPGGRKFSRRSKVIRYVRKRLKTFDEVEWQHEINEYSDLDLSRGFKSNGIELPVPSEEEIMDVLVEMGKGKIEDQLGCGSCGYESCREFAIAKCQGLANYEMCSSFTIKNMNSYIKRLGNINSKLTKTEAALKESERIANEERIIAQEASETVSAMLQKLPSGVVIVDERLKVIESNKTFVDLLGEETRMLNEIIPGLVDADLTKLISFHKFFSTVILNGEDILNKDVHFGNRLFNVSVFTIKKNKIVGGIIRDLYAPEVRREEVIGRARAVIKENLQTVQQIAFLLGESASKTEKLLSSIIKSHASGEEGKGE, from the coding sequence ATGCCATTAATTGTAACCAATAAGAATAAGTGTAATCTCAGTTATACATGTATTCGGGTTTGTCCGGCCAAAGCAATCAAAATAAAGAATGATTTTGCAAACATTATTAAAAGCAGATGTATTGGTTGTGGAAATTGTGTTACCGTTTGTGCCCAAAATGCTATAGAATATAGAAGTTCGGAAGATTTGGTTAAGCAATTATTAGCAGATACCGAGCCTGTCGTTGCCATTTGTGATCCAAGTATTTCCGGAGAGTTTGATGATATTCTGGATTTTCGGAATTTTGTTGGTATGATTAGAGCCCTGGGTTTTGATTATGTTGTTGAAGCCGCCTTTGGTGCAGATTTGGTGGCCTACCGCTACAAGGAATTGTTCAAGAATTTTCATGGGAAGTATTATATCTCAACAAAATGCCCGGCTCTGGTAAATAATATTGAGAATTTTCATCCCGGATTAGTTGATAATTTGGCACCAATTGTACCGCCAGGTATTGCCATGGCAAAAGTGGTCCGAAAAAAGTATGGCAAAAATGTTAAGATTGTTTCTTTATCGCCTTGTGTTGCCAGTAAAGATGATGTTAAAGCATTTAATGGAACTGACGGAAGTGTTCATGCAGTTTTAAGTTTTGCCGAATTAAGAAAGCTGTTTACCGAGTACGGAGTTTCGGAAAACTCTGTTGAATTCTCTGAGTTTGATCCTCCATTCGCTCGATTGGGAGGCTTATTTCCAATTAGTCACGGTCTGTTTCAGGCTGCGGATATTGATATATCCATGCTAAATGGTGGGATTATTAGTACCGAGGGAAGAAATAATTTTCTTCGGTCGATCAATGAGTTTAAAACTCAGCACGACCTTTATCAGCATCTTGATTTATTTTATTGCGAAGGTTGTATCATGGGACCTGGAACTTCGCCGGGAGGGCGTAAATTTTCACGGCGTTCGAAAGTAATTCGTTATGTGCGCAAAAGGCTAAAAACTTTTGATGAGGTAGAATGGCAGCATGAAATTAATGAATACAGTGATCTTGATTTGAGCAGAGGATTTAAATCAAATGGCATAGAACTGCCTGTTCCTTCTGAAGAAGAAATAATGGATGTTTTGGTGGAGATGGGAAAAGGCAAAATTGAAGATCAGTTAGGTTGCGGTTCTTGCGGTTATGAATCTTGCAGGGAATTTGCCATCGCAAAATGTCAAGGTCTGGCCAATTACGAAATGTGTTCTTCTTTTACAATTAAAAATATGAACAGTTACATAAAGCGGCTGGGAAATATTAATTCAAAATTAACAAAAACCGAAGCCGCTTTAAAGGAATCGGAAAGAATTGCAAACGAAGAAAGAATTATTGCACAGGAGGCTTCAGAAACGGTGTCTGCCATGCTGCAGAAACTTCCATCGGGTGTTGTAATTGTCGACGAGAGGTTGAAAGTGATTGAGTCGAATAAAACTTTCGTTGATTTATTGGGTGAAGAGACTAGAATGCTAAATGAAATTATTCCCGGATTAGTTGATGCTGACTTAACAAAATTGATCAGTTTTCATAAATTTTTTTCTACAGTAATTTTAAACGGGGAGGATATTTTAAACAAGGATGTGCATTTTGGAAACAGGTTGTTTAATGTTTCGGTTTTTACCATTAAAAAGAATAAGATTGTTGGTGGTATTATTCGCGATTTATATGCTCCTGAAGTAAGGAGGGAAGAGGTTATTGGCAGAGCTAGAGCGGTTATTAAAGAGAATCTTCAAACAGTGCAGCAAATTGCCTTTTTATTAGGTGAGAGTGCTTCCAAAACGGAAAAATTACTAAGTTCGATCATTAAGTCCCATGCTTCGGGGGAAGAAGGGAAAGGCGAATAA
- a CDS encoding PKD domain-containing protein gives MISKLIRSGLLISLTLFWLSTKAQISYGGEPLFKTGKLKSELSTIYLPRFEMTKMSKANEQVGGKSYLKYAQYAYKYTTSYNSLSSGKWQVLDDGRRVWRISVSSPGAYSLGLIFSKFRIPAGSQMFVYNNQSNRILGGYNEKNNKESGRFSVEPLQGDEITVEYIEPLHPDFIADLEIGSVLHDYKNIFNQLQGAESLLKTSGTCNVNINCAEGDAWQVEKRSVCHILYSGYIASGALINNTGYDGRPFLLTAHHAIDNQEDADVAIFVFNYEAVDCESSVGSKSQSISGSSLLATTSRLDFTLLELSVMPPASYSPYYIGWDRSGRVPTNTTCIHHPNGDVKKISADYDAPLTDSYSDTKFTFEPNTHWLVLEWDLGTTEGGSSGSPLFDENHRLIGDLTGGEANCDNPVYDYFAKFSESWANYSEANQQLKFWLDPLSLGVETLDGVDPYKGLRAVITVSKDSICYESQVTFTDVSLGEPDEFYWNFGDGATPQTSIEKGPHVVNYSNPGLKRVKLIVRKNGVADSVVRSVLAMDVPVANFDYTVERNKVQMSNTSVEGITYDWNFGDGAVSEEENPSHTYAGTGKYTIKLSTENLCGVNSTSKQITTTYDDLLRIYPNPSGGAFTVDLSRIVYLRITWKVFDLKGAQIRSGVVSSYESMVNFNLKGLSSGVYILNLNIDGVDLKRKLLLTK, from the coding sequence ATGATCTCTAAATTAATCCGATCCGGGCTACTTATTAGCTTAACTCTTTTTTGGCTGTCCACAAAGGCTCAAATCTCTTATGGTGGTGAACCTTTATTTAAAACGGGGAAGTTAAAGTCAGAATTGTCAACGATTTATTTGCCTCGTTTTGAGATGACAAAAATGAGCAAGGCGAACGAACAGGTCGGAGGTAAAAGTTACCTTAAGTATGCTCAATATGCTTATAAATACACCACAAGTTATAATTCCTTAAGTAGTGGTAAATGGCAGGTTTTAGATGATGGCAGAAGAGTCTGGCGGATATCGGTTTCATCGCCCGGAGCATATTCTTTAGGATTGATTTTTTCAAAATTCAGAATTCCGGCAGGCAGTCAGATGTTTGTGTACAATAATCAATCGAACCGTATACTTGGAGGCTACAATGAAAAAAACAATAAAGAATCGGGCAGGTTTTCGGTTGAACCTTTGCAGGGAGATGAAATAACTGTAGAATATATAGAGCCTTTACATCCTGATTTTATTGCAGATTTAGAAATTGGAAGTGTGCTGCATGACTATAAAAATATTTTTAATCAGCTGCAAGGAGCGGAATCTTTGTTAAAAACATCAGGAACATGTAATGTGAATATTAATTGTGCGGAAGGAGATGCCTGGCAGGTTGAAAAACGATCTGTCTGTCATATTTTGTATAGTGGTTACATTGCGTCGGGTGCCCTGATAAATAATACCGGCTATGATGGAAGGCCTTTTTTACTGACAGCTCATCATGCGATCGATAATCAAGAAGATGCAGATGTTGCCATTTTCGTTTTTAATTATGAGGCTGTAGATTGTGAATCCTCTGTTGGTTCAAAATCGCAATCTATCTCTGGATCAAGTTTGCTGGCTACAACAAGCAGGTTGGATTTTACGCTGTTAGAGTTGTCTGTGATGCCTCCGGCATCTTATTCACCCTATTATATTGGTTGGGACAGATCGGGTAGAGTGCCAACAAATACAACCTGCATTCATCACCCAAATGGAGATGTGAAAAAAATATCTGCTGATTATGATGCACCATTAACGGATTCTTATTCGGATACAAAGTTTACATTCGAACCAAACACACATTGGTTGGTTTTAGAATGGGATTTAGGAACTACAGAAGGCGGATCTTCCGGCTCACCATTATTTGATGAAAACCATCGCTTGATTGGAGATTTAACAGGAGGAGAGGCTAATTGTGACAATCCGGTATACGATTACTTTGCAAAGTTTTCAGAAAGTTGGGCCAATTATTCCGAAGCGAATCAGCAATTGAAATTTTGGCTGGATCCATTGAGTTTAGGTGTGGAAACGCTTGATGGTGTTGATCCATACAAAGGATTAAGAGCAGTTATTACTGTATCTAAGGATAGCATTTGTTATGAATCTCAAGTTACTTTCACGGATGTTTCATTAGGTGAACCTGATGAGTTTTACTGGAATTTTGGTGATGGAGCCACTCCTCAGACTTCAATAGAGAAAGGACCTCATGTTGTGAATTATAGCAATCCGGGTCTCAAGCGAGTTAAATTAATTGTGCGAAAGAATGGAGTTGCCGATAGTGTTGTGCGTTCTGTTTTGGCTATGGATGTTCCGGTGGCAAATTTTGATTATACCGTTGAAAGGAATAAAGTTCAAATGAGTAACACTTCGGTTGAAGGAATAACTTACGATTGGAATTTTGGTGACGGAGCAGTTTCTGAAGAAGAAAACCCTAGTCACACTTATGCCGGGACTGGAAAATATACAATAAAGCTTAGCACTGAAAATTTGTGTGGCGTGAATTCAACCTCAAAACAAATAACAACAACTTATGATGATTTATTAAGGATTTATCCAAATCCATCCGGTGGTGCTTTTACGGTTGATTTAAGCCGGATAGTCTATTTGCGAATTACATGGAAAGTATTTGATCTAAAAGGAGCTCAAATTCGTTCAGGAGTTGTTTCCAGCTACGAAAGTATGGTTAATTTTAATCTTAAGGGGTTATCTTCAGGAGTCTATATTTTAAACTTGAATATTGATGGTGTTGATTTGAAAAGAAAACTCCTGCTGACAAAGTAA
- the proC gene encoding pyrroline-5-carboxylate reductase, with the protein MNDQKICVIGCGNLGRSIVKGLLNNDTFNSGHVTATRRNIDLIADLASEGAAITSDNCEAVRNSNIILVAVKPYNVGKIIKEIKGEITEGHHVLVSLATGLTTEEISEMLDHKIPVFRAMPNIAANISESTTCICGKNASQIETKNIKAIFDCVGESLIINEELMEAATILGACGIAFVFRFIRAMIQGGIQIGFDANTAKQIVSQTVKGAAEMLQINNDHPESEIDKVTTPKGCTIVGLNEMEHQGFSSALIKGIVTSFQKIEK; encoded by the coding sequence ATGAATGATCAAAAAATTTGCGTTATTGGTTGTGGTAATTTAGGTCGATCAATTGTTAAAGGACTTTTGAATAATGATACTTTTAACTCGGGTCATGTAACCGCAACAAGAAGAAATATTGATTTAATAGCCGATTTAGCCTCAGAGGGAGCCGCAATTACATCGGATAACTGTGAAGCTGTTAGAAATTCCAATATTATTTTAGTTGCCGTAAAACCTTATAATGTTGGTAAAATAATAAAAGAAATTAAAGGTGAAATCACTGAAGGACATCATGTACTTGTTTCACTGGCGACCGGCCTAACAACCGAAGAAATTTCAGAAATGCTGGATCATAAAATACCGGTTTTTAGAGCTATGCCAAATATTGCTGCCAATATATCTGAATCAACAACTTGTATTTGTGGCAAAAATGCTTCTCAGATAGAAACAAAAAACATTAAAGCCATTTTCGACTGTGTTGGAGAAAGCCTGATTATTAATGAAGAATTAATGGAAGCGGCCACCATTTTAGGCGCTTGTGGAATTGCTTTTGTGTTCCGTTTTATTCGTGCAATGATTCAAGGTGGAATTCAAATTGGTTTTGATGCCAATACCGCCAAACAAATAGTATCTCAAACAGTGAAAGGTGCTGCCGAAATGCTCCAAATTAATAATGATCACCCCGAATCGGAAATTGACAAGGTTACTACACCAAAAGGTTGTACAATTGTAGGGTTAAATGAGATGGAACATCAAGGTTTTTCGTCTGCATTAATCAAAGGAATTGTAACTTCATTTCAAAAAATTGAAAAATAA
- a CDS encoding SpoIIE family protein phosphatase — protein MSSNFYIEVECRQKNYAGQSICGDVFMSRKIKEEGRTILVLSDGLGSGVKANVLGTLTASMILNYMKVNKDIRKAAEVIMKTLPVCSKRKASYSTFTIVEIECDGETRIIRYDSPECLILRGLESFTPDCEELRLSGDHNQGKVLYSYRFMAQKEDRIVFCSDGVTNSGMGSTRWPFGWGFDNLDAYVKGLVRRQPFLSARQLGAAVVDRACANYGNKPKDDTSCGVLYFREPRNLLICTGPPYEKSKDAQLAKQVVEFVGKKVVCGGTTAGIISREIQAPIEVELTITDSELPPISHINGIDLVTEGILTLGKVYRLLKNHKQNFSLQHGPADQLVRVLLESDKIFIINGTKINVAHQDPNLPMELEIRRTVVKNIVALLEEKFLKEVDLSYI, from the coding sequence ATGTCATCCAATTTTTATATTGAAGTAGAGTGCCGGCAAAAAAATTATGCCGGTCAGTCCATTTGCGGGGATGTATTTATGTCGCGGAAAATAAAAGAGGAGGGAAGAACGATTCTGGTATTATCCGATGGATTGGGAAGTGGTGTGAAAGCAAATGTGCTGGGTACACTTACCGCATCGATGATTCTCAACTACATGAAAGTGAATAAAGATATTCGTAAAGCGGCCGAAGTAATCATGAAAACACTTCCTGTTTGCAGCAAACGAAAAGCAAGTTATTCTACTTTTACCATTGTTGAAATTGAATGCGATGGGGAGACCCGGATTATTCGTTATGATAGTCCGGAGTGTTTAATTTTGCGTGGATTGGAAAGCTTCACACCCGATTGTGAAGAGTTGCGTCTTTCCGGGGATCATAATCAAGGAAAGGTACTGTATTCGTATCGGTTTATGGCTCAGAAAGAAGACCGGATTGTATTCTGCTCCGATGGAGTTACCAATTCGGGAATGGGAAGTACCCGATGGCCATTTGGCTGGGGCTTCGATAATCTGGATGCCTATGTAAAAGGTTTGGTACGCAGACAGCCATTTTTATCTGCCCGGCAATTGGGTGCTGCGGTTGTTGACAGAGCGTGTGCAAATTACGGAAACAAGCCCAAGGACGATACTTCATGTGGGGTACTCTATTTTCGGGAGCCAAGAAATTTATTAATATGTACGGGACCTCCCTATGAAAAATCGAAGGACGCACAGTTAGCCAAACAGGTTGTGGAATTTGTGGGTAAGAAAGTAGTTTGCGGGGGCACAACAGCCGGTATTATCTCTCGTGAAATTCAGGCTCCAATTGAGGTCGAATTAACAATTACTGATTCAGAATTGCCACCAATATCCCATATTAATGGTATCGATTTGGTGACCGAAGGGATTTTAACTTTGGGTAAAGTGTATCGCTTACTTAAAAATCACAAGCAAAATTTTTCATTGCAACACGGGCCGGCAGATCAGCTGGTTCGGGTTTTATTGGAAAGCGATAAGATTTTTATTATTAACGGAACAAAGATAAATGTAGCGCATCAGGATCCTAATTTACCAATGGAATTAGAGATACGCAGAACCGTTGTAAAGAATATTGTTGCACTACTGGAGGAAAAGTTTTTAAAAGAAGTAGATCTTAGTTATATTTAA
- a CDS encoding SpoIIE family protein phosphatase has protein sequence MDDKFHIDIDCQQLFHHGEMICGDVFLSKRIKEENRTIAVLSDGMGSGVKANVLATLTASMAMNFTAEHKDVKTIAEIIMNTLPVCSVRKVSYSTFTIIDIEFDGTTRIIEFDNPLCVVMRGSEVFDPGWRTILLDSEENQGKELRTCEFNARKEDRILFWSDGIMQSGMGSRELPFGWGHESALKFVTNIVKSTPYISARNLGLQLVKKAARNDQDELKDDTSAGVIYYREPRKLLICTGPPYEKDKDAELAMRVYHFKGKKIICGGTTAEILGRELNLKFAAGMKITDPELPPASYMESINLVTEGILTIGKVARILGDYNSDYDLGDGPADQIVHYLLQSDKISIISGTRINFAHQDPSLPIELEIRRTVVKKIVSLLEDKFLKDVNLTFI, from the coding sequence ATGGACGATAAATTTCATATAGATATAGACTGTCAGCAACTCTTTCATCATGGTGAAATGATTTGCGGTGATGTATTTCTTTCCAAGAGAATTAAAGAGGAAAACAGAACAATTGCCGTGTTAAGTGATGGCATGGGAAGTGGTGTAAAAGCCAATGTTCTGGCAACTTTAACTGCATCTATGGCAATGAATTTTACAGCAGAGCATAAGGATGTAAAAACCATTGCCGAAATTATTATGAACACGCTTCCAGTATGCAGTGTTCGTAAAGTAAGCTATTCAACCTTCACGATCATAGATATTGAATTTGATGGAACAACACGTATCATTGAGTTCGATAATCCTTTGTGTGTGGTAATGCGTGGTTCGGAGGTTTTCGATCCGGGATGGAGAACAATTCTGCTTGACAGTGAAGAAAATCAGGGCAAAGAACTTAGAACTTGTGAATTTAATGCCCGGAAAGAAGACCGTATCCTGTTTTGGTCCGATGGAATTATGCAGTCGGGAATGGGAAGCAGGGAATTGCCTTTCGGATGGGGACATGAAAGTGCTTTAAAATTTGTTACTAATATTGTAAAATCGACTCCTTACATATCGGCCCGAAATTTAGGTTTGCAATTGGTGAAAAAAGCAGCCAGGAACGATCAGGATGAGCTAAAGGACGATACAAGTGCTGGTGTAATTTACTATCGGGAACCGCGTAAACTTTTAATTTGTACAGGTCCTCCTTACGAAAAGGATAAGGATGCTGAGTTGGCCATGAGAGTTTATCACTTTAAAGGGAAAAAAATTATTTGCGGCGGAACAACGGCCGAAATTTTGGGTCGTGAATTAAACTTGAAATTTGCCGCCGGAATGAAAATTACTGACCCTGAATTACCGCCGGCGTCTTATATGGAAAGCATAAACTTGGTAACCGAAGGCATTCTTACAATTGGAAAAGTTGCCCGGATTTTAGGGGATTACAACAGTGATTACGATCTGGGAGATGGACCTGCAGATCAGATCGTTCACTATCTCTTGCAGAGTGATAAAATCTCTATTATTTCCGGAACAAGAATTAATTTTGCTCACCAAGACCCAAGCTTACCTATTGAATTGGAGATCCGAAGAACTGTTGTGAAAAAAATAGTAAGTCTTCTTGAGGATAAATTTTTAAAAGATGTTAATCTAACCTTCATTTAG
- a CDS encoding [Fe-Fe] hydrogenase large subunit C-terminal domain-containing protein, whose product MDVFKPVYTEQNDCQDCYKCIRECKLKAIKVVNNSAQILHDDCIYCGTCTLICPVNAKKVRDDVKKVKGLLKRSPKVIVSLAPSFVTEFPNLSDGQITAALKSLGFAHVSETALGAQEVSKNVAEFIGKQDKGIYISSACPSVVEMICKHYPKYKNYITPFLSPLLTHSKFLKAAYGEDCHVVFIGPCIAKKSESDQFPELLDAALTFSDLRKWFEDENIDPYLFSEEENEEVFVPGKAGRGVLYPIDGGMIMGVKKNTTATDAVYMTFSGINNIQSVLSDLDKYKKSTVMFLELLACDGGCVNGPGTDKSYSTAIKRLEVINKLGKDQGFQLETDFSIERTFDSILPIERREHAESSIKEALTMVGKYSDKDEINCGGCGYNSCREFAGALLEDRSEPNMCVSYMRKIAHDKSSALLRKIPSGVVIVDDQLKIREANLSFARMMGSEIEQLYETVPGLVDADLIKIAPFHKLFSSVLSTGVDNLERDIRFGNKMFHITLFSIHKHKIAGAILRDMSQPFIQREEVISRAKSVNQKNLETVQKIAYLLGENASETEEMLNSIVEFYTLSQD is encoded by the coding sequence ATGGATGTCTTTAAGCCTGTTTATACGGAGCAAAACGATTGTCAGGATTGTTACAAATGCATAAGGGAATGTAAATTGAAAGCCATTAAGGTGGTTAATAATTCAGCTCAGATTCTTCACGATGATTGTATTTACTGCGGAACCTGTACTTTAATTTGCCCGGTGAATGCAAAGAAAGTGCGCGATGATGTAAAGAAAGTGAAGGGTTTATTGAAGCGCAGCCCAAAAGTAATTGTTTCTTTGGCACCATCATTTGTTACCGAATTCCCAAATCTGTCCGACGGGCAAATTACAGCCGCATTAAAATCATTGGGATTTGCACATGTGTCTGAAACTGCACTGGGGGCTCAGGAGGTCTCAAAAAATGTGGCGGAATTTATCGGAAAACAGGACAAAGGAATTTATATTTCTTCAGCCTGTCCATCGGTTGTTGAGATGATCTGTAAACATTATCCAAAATATAAAAATTACATTACCCCGTTTTTATCGCCGCTTTTAACCCATTCCAAATTTCTTAAAGCTGCGTACGGGGAAGATTGTCATGTTGTTTTTATTGGCCCTTGTATTGCAAAAAAATCCGAAAGTGATCAGTTTCCTGAATTATTAGATGCCGCGCTTACTTTTTCGGATCTTAGGAAATGGTTCGAAGATGAAAATATCGATCCTTATTTATTTTCGGAGGAAGAAAATGAAGAGGTTTTTGTTCCAGGAAAAGCAGGAAGGGGCGTGCTTTATCCGATTGATGGAGGAATGATTATGGGAGTGAAGAAAAATACCACTGCAACCGATGCTGTTTACATGACTTTCTCCGGGATCAATAACATTCAATCGGTTTTGTCCGATTTGGATAAATACAAGAAATCGACAGTGATGTTTCTGGAACTTTTGGCATGCGATGGCGGTTGTGTAAACGGACCGGGAACGGATAAGTCTTATTCAACAGCGATTAAGCGCTTAGAGGTGATCAATAAGCTTGGTAAAGATCAGGGGTTTCAGTTGGAAACTGATTTTTCAATTGAAAGAACATTTGATTCAATTCTTCCGATAGAGAGAAGAGAACATGCTGAGAGTAGTATTAAAGAGGCACTTACCATGGTTGGAAAGTACTCCGATAAAGATGAAATTAATTGTGGTGGTTGTGGTTATAACAGCTGCAGGGAGTTTGCAGGAGCGCTGCTTGAAGATCGGTCGGAACCAAACATGTGCGTATCATACATGCGTAAAATAGCACACGATAAATCGTCAGCACTTTTGCGCAAGATTCCTTCGGGAGTAGTTATTGTCGATGATCAATTAAAAATCAGAGAAGCAAATTTGAGTTTTGCCCGAATGATGGGGTCTGAGATTGAACAATTGTACGAAACGGTTCCTGGTTTGGTTGATGCTGATCTGATTAAAATTGCTCCATTTCACAAGTTGTTTTCTTCGGTACTATCAACTGGCGTTGATAATCTGGAAAGAGATATTCGTTTTGGAAACAAAATGTTTCACATCACACTTTTTAGTATTCATAAACACAAAATAGCAGGAGCCATTCTTCGGGATATGTCGCAGCCGTTCATTCAACGGGAAGAGGTGATCTCAAGAGCAAAATCGGTAAATCAGAAAAATCTGGAGACCGTGCAGAAAATAGCCTATTTATTGGGTGAAAATGCTTCTGAAACAGAGGAAATGCTCAATTCAATTGTCGAATTTTATACTCTTTCACAGGATTAA
- a CDS encoding PQQ-binding-like beta-propeller repeat protein, with translation MKKTTLNLLLICLLMVLQIPFANAQETKPESWNQFRGANRNGIATEPINLDQFPANGPKLLWKKKIGAGFSELTISEDKLYTMISDKTDSITGSEYIAAFDAKTGNELWRTKVDSCFFDTFGDGPRSTPVIGDNNIYGLSSYGKLTACSKKDGKLLWQVDFMAKYKSAKPQWAFSSSPVLIDNNLIVEVGGTEKRAFMSFDKNTGDELWNNGAGIPTYSSPAIATIDNVKNIIFANGRQLHSLNTQGDTLWTYKSASANTMAMPVVFDTNKVFVSSVRSAGFVVLEIKNNKPAEITQGTSMKNDYSSSIYHEGCVYGFHTAALQCVSLETGEKKWTKRGFGKGSLICVNDQLLVLSDKGKVIQVKATPEIYTEIGSFQALDGKSWTAPSFANGKLYVRNLTEMACYDLSKN, from the coding sequence ATGAAAAAGACAACACTTAATTTGTTACTTATTTGCCTTTTAATGGTTTTGCAAATCCCTTTTGCAAATGCACAAGAAACAAAACCGGAAAGTTGGAACCAATTTAGAGGAGCCAATAGAAATGGAATCGCAACCGAACCTATTAATCTTGATCAATTTCCGGCCAATGGACCAAAACTTCTTTGGAAGAAAAAAATAGGTGCAGGCTTTTCGGAACTCACCATTTCAGAAGACAAGTTATATACGATGATTAGCGATAAAACTGACAGCATTACTGGTTCTGAATACATTGCTGCATTTGATGCAAAAACCGGCAATGAACTGTGGAGAACTAAAGTTGATTCTTGTTTCTTCGACACCTTTGGTGATGGGCCACGATCGACTCCGGTAATTGGAGACAACAATATCTATGGTTTAAGCAGTTACGGAAAGCTGACTGCCTGTTCAAAGAAAGATGGCAAACTACTTTGGCAGGTTGATTTTATGGCCAAATATAAAAGCGCGAAACCTCAATGGGCATTTTCATCCTCTCCTGTACTGATAGACAATAATTTAATTGTTGAAGTCGGCGGAACTGAAAAAAGAGCATTTATGAGCTTTGATAAAAACACTGGTGATGAACTGTGGAATAATGGAGCAGGAATTCCAACCTATAGTTCTCCCGCTATTGCAACAATTGATAATGTGAAAAATATTATTTTCGCCAATGGAAGACAATTACATTCCTTAAATACTCAAGGTGATACACTTTGGACTTATAAATCTGCTTCGGCCAACACGATGGCAATGCCTGTTGTTTTCGACACCAACAAAGTATTTGTTTCATCGGTAAGAAGTGCTGGTTTCGTAGTTCTGGAGATAAAAAACAACAAACCGGCAGAAATTACACAGGGAACCAGTATGAAAAATGATTATTCATCATCGATCTACCACGAGGGTTGTGTTTATGGATTTCATACCGCCGCTCTCCAATGTGTTTCTCTTGAAACGGGAGAAAAAAAATGGACAAAAAGAGGTTTTGGCAAGGGCAGTTTAATTTGTGTAAATGATCAGTTACTGGTCTTATCCGATAAAGGAAAAGTAATTCAGGTAAAAGCCACACCTGAGATCTACACCGAAATTGGTAGCTTCCAGGCTCTTGACGGAAAATCATGGACCGCACCTTCATTTGCAAATGGTAAGCTTTACGTAAGAAACCTAACAGAAATGGCTTGTTACGATTTATCAAAAAACTAA
- a CDS encoding response regulator — protein MNLTERNWSSKTILIAEDVESNFLFLEEVIRKTGAEVLWAKNGADAIEMFSNNKVDLILMDIQMPLMNGFEATKIIKKQDPKIPIISQTAYAMSEDRVKSLNAGCDDYIAKPIPSQKLLDLLSVYI, from the coding sequence ATGAATTTAACCGAACGTAATTGGTCCTCAAAAACCATTCTTATCGCAGAAGATGTAGAATCTAATTTTCTATTTTTGGAAGAGGTAATCCGAAAAACAGGGGCTGAAGTTCTTTGGGCAAAAAATGGGGCCGATGCCATTGAAATGTTTAGCAACAATAAGGTTGACTTAATATTAATGGACATTCAAATGCCCCTCATGAACGGTTTTGAGGCTACCAAAATCATCAAGAAACAAGATCCAAAGATTCCAATAATTTCACAAACAGCATATGCAATGTCCGAAGACCGGGTTAAGAGTTTGAATGCCGGTTGTGATGATTATATTGCCAAACCAATACCAAGTCAAAAATTATTAGATTTACTTTCTGTTTACATTTAA